Proteins from a genomic interval of Streptomyces sp. Tu6071:
- a CDS encoding metal ABC transporter permease, protein MNLADGVWHQLFAYDNYGELLGLVRNSLIVGAALGLVGGLVGVFVIMRDLPFAVHGISELSFAGASAALLFGVNVVAGSLLGSLVAAAVIGVLGARARDRNSAIGILMPFGLGLGVLFLALYKGRAANKFGLLTGQIVAVDTPQTAWLLGTSAVVLLALAVVWRPLTFASADPEVAEARGLPVRSLSLAFMLILGLAVALSVQVVGALLVLTLIVTPAAAAARITSSPVLLPLLSVAFAVLSVEGGILLALGSSVPISPYVTTLSFAIYVCCRFAARLRTGDKRRTPAPTDAAPAESALAGR, encoded by the coding sequence ATGAACCTCGCAGACGGCGTCTGGCACCAGCTCTTCGCCTACGACAACTACGGGGAACTCCTCGGCCTCGTCCGCAACTCACTGATCGTCGGGGCGGCCCTCGGCCTCGTCGGCGGGCTCGTGGGAGTCTTCGTCATCATGCGCGACCTGCCCTTCGCGGTGCACGGCATCAGCGAGCTGTCCTTCGCCGGGGCCTCCGCCGCGCTGCTGTTCGGGGTCAACGTCGTCGCCGGTTCCCTCCTCGGCTCGCTCGTCGCGGCGGCGGTCATCGGTGTCCTGGGCGCGCGGGCCAGGGACCGGAACTCGGCGATCGGCATCCTCATGCCGTTCGGGCTCGGCCTCGGCGTCCTCTTCCTCGCGCTCTACAAGGGTCGCGCGGCGAACAAGTTCGGGCTGCTGACGGGGCAGATCGTCGCCGTGGACACGCCGCAGACGGCATGGCTGCTCGGCACCTCCGCCGTCGTCCTGCTCGCCCTCGCGGTGGTCTGGCGCCCCCTCACCTTCGCCAGCGCCGACCCCGAGGTCGCCGAGGCGCGCGGCCTGCCGGTCCGCTCCCTGTCCCTGGCCTTCATGCTGATCCTGGGCCTCGCGGTCGCGCTGTCGGTGCAGGTGGTGGGCGCCCTGCTGGTCCTGACCCTGATCGTCACCCCCGCTGCCGCCGCCGCCCGGATCACCAGTTCCCCCGTCCTGCTGCCGCTGCTGAGCGTCGCCTTCGCCGTCCTGTCGGTCGAGGGCGGCATCCTCCTCGCCCTCGGCAGCAGTGTCCCCATCAGCCCGTACGTCACGACGCTCTCCTTCGCGATCTACGTCTGCTGCCGCTTCGCCGCCCGCCTGCGCACGGGCGACAAGCGGCGCACACCGGCTCCCACGGACGCGGCCCCCGCCGAATCCGCCCTCGCCGGGCGGTAG
- a CDS encoding Fur family transcriptional regulator, with product MYGTSRRETRSTRQRAAVLGALRAADGFVSAPALHGLLATGGAAVGLTTVYRTLRLFEETGRVDVTRDDSGGRLYRWRPPGEHRHYLVCRACGASLAVNAEVVERWVAKVMRESGYRAVAHTLELSGVCDRCPEEHGPGTAT from the coding sequence GTGTACGGAACATCGCGCCGGGAGACACGCTCCACGCGCCAGCGCGCCGCGGTGCTCGGCGCGCTGCGCGCGGCGGACGGCTTCGTCTCCGCCCCGGCGCTCCACGGTCTCCTCGCCACCGGCGGGGCGGCCGTGGGGCTCACCACGGTCTACCGGACGCTGCGGCTCTTCGAGGAGACGGGCCGCGTGGACGTGACACGCGACGACTCCGGGGGCCGCCTCTACCGGTGGCGGCCCCCCGGGGAGCACCGGCACTACCTCGTCTGCCGCGCGTGCGGCGCGAGCCTCGCGGTGAACGCCGAGGTGGTCGAGCGGTGGGTGGCCAAGGTGATGCGGGAGAGCGGCTACCGCGCCGTGGCGCACACCCTGGAGCTGAGCGGGGTGTGCGACAGGTGCCCGGAGGAGCACGGGCCGGGGACGGCCACCTGA
- the rpmG gene encoding 50S ribosomal protein L33 — translation MARDELRPIVKLRPTAGTGYTCVTRKNRRNDPDRLVLRTYEPLLRRHVDFREER, via the coding sequence ATGGCACGCGACGAACTACGCCCGATCGTCAAACTCCGGCCCACCGCCGGTACCGGATACACCTGTGTGACGCGCAAGAACCGGCGGAACGACCCCGACCGCCTCGTGCTGCGCACGTACGAGCCGCTCCTGCGCCGGCACGTCGACTTCCGCGAGGAACGCTGA
- a CDS encoding carbohydrate ABC transporter permease: MSITSTQQPPVAPGRRRDRARVVRAVAAAVIGLAMALPLFWMLLVAFSPLADLHTSQLRWWPSAPTLDNFRRVFRLPVWTWTMNSTVITCLVVVITVSSNLLAGYAFAKMRFRGRNLLFLLMLSTMTVPVQVLMVPQFKLVSSMGLFGSFWAVVIPASSTAFGVFLARQFMLGIPDEVIEAARMDGAGRLRTFFAVVLPLCKPLIAVLSLLTFLNQWNDFAWPLTVLKDERLYTLSVGMQFVNGQYTADYGAIMALALISILPMVVLFLCFQKYFVQGFARSGIK, from the coding sequence ATGTCCATCACCTCGACCCAGCAACCGCCCGTCGCACCCGGGCGCCGGCGGGATCGCGCGCGCGTGGTGCGCGCGGTGGCCGCCGCCGTCATCGGGCTCGCCATGGCCCTCCCGCTGTTCTGGATGCTCCTCGTCGCCTTCTCGCCCCTCGCCGACCTGCACACCTCGCAGTTGCGGTGGTGGCCGAGCGCGCCGACCCTGGACAACTTCCGCCGCGTCTTCCGCCTGCCGGTGTGGACCTGGACGATGAACTCGACCGTCATCACGTGCCTCGTCGTGGTCATCACCGTCTCCAGCAACCTGCTCGCCGGCTACGCCTTCGCGAAGATGCGCTTCCGGGGCCGCAACCTGCTCTTCCTGCTCATGCTGAGCACCATGACCGTGCCGGTGCAGGTGCTCATGGTGCCGCAGTTCAAACTCGTCAGCTCCATGGGGCTGTTCGGCAGCTTCTGGGCCGTCGTGATCCCCGCCTCCTCCACGGCCTTCGGGGTCTTCCTCGCCCGCCAGTTCATGCTCGGCATCCCCGACGAGGTCATCGAGGCGGCGCGGATGGACGGCGCGGGGCGGCTGCGCACGTTCTTCGCCGTCGTCCTGCCCCTGTGCAAGCCGCTGATCGCCGTCCTGTCGCTGCTGACCTTCCTCAACCAGTGGAACGACTTCGCCTGGCCGCTGACCGTGCTCAAGGACGAGCGCCTGTACACGCTCTCGGTCGGCATGCAGTTCGTCAACGGCCAGTACACCGCGGACTACGGCGCCATCATGGCGCTCGCCCTCATCTCCATCCTGCCCATGGTCGTCCTCTTCCTCTGCTTCCAGAAGTACTTCGTCCAGGGCTTCGCACGATCGGGAATCAAGTGA
- a CDS encoding metal ABC transporter ATP-binding protein, producing MIPKPRNGAGTTDTAASGQAAGTSASRSAEAAAALLSMRGGAVAHGRRTVWQDLELDVRPGEFLAVLGPNGAGKTSLLRALLGRQPLSAGTLTVLGEPAHRANRHLGYIPQQASISAQTPVRARDLVRFGVDGHRFGPRRPGRADRARVDALLASVGASAYADAPLGELSGGERQRVRVAQALATDPRLLLCDEPLVSLDPHHQRAVTELIDARRGSHGTGVVFVTHEINPVLDLVDRVLYLAPGAHRTGTPEEVLTSASLSRLYGTHVDVVRVGGRVVVAGAYEEPAHHPEEPHPHLGVRR from the coding sequence ATGATCCCGAAACCCCGGAACGGGGCCGGAACGACGGACACGGCCGCGAGCGGGCAGGCCGCCGGGACGTCCGCAAGCCGTTCCGCCGAGGCCGCCGCCGCGCTGCTCAGCATGCGCGGCGGCGCCGTCGCCCACGGTCGGCGCACCGTCTGGCAGGACCTCGAACTCGACGTCCGGCCGGGCGAGTTCCTCGCCGTGCTCGGCCCCAACGGCGCGGGCAAGACGAGCCTGCTGCGGGCCCTGCTCGGCAGGCAGCCCCTGTCCGCCGGGACCCTGACCGTCCTCGGCGAGCCCGCGCACCGCGCCAACCGCCACCTCGGCTACATCCCCCAGCAGGCGAGCATCTCCGCCCAGACCCCGGTCCGCGCCCGCGACCTCGTCCGCTTCGGCGTCGACGGCCACCGCTTCGGCCCACGCCGCCCCGGCCGGGCCGACCGCGCACGCGTGGACGCACTCCTCGCCTCCGTCGGCGCCTCGGCCTACGCGGACGCCCCCCTCGGTGAACTCTCCGGCGGGGAACGCCAGCGGGTACGGGTCGCCCAGGCCCTCGCCACGGACCCGCGCCTCCTGCTGTGCGACGAACCGCTCGTCTCGCTCGACCCGCACCACCAGCGGGCCGTCACCGAACTCATCGACGCCCGCCGCGGCTCGCACGGCACCGGAGTCGTTTTCGTCACCCACGAGATCAATCCCGTCCTCGACCTCGTGGACCGCGTCCTCTACCTCGCCCCCGGCGCGCACCGCACCGGCACCCCCGAGGAGGTCCTCACCTCCGCCTCGCTCTCGCGCCTGTACGGCACGCACGTCGACGTCGTACGGGTCGGGGGCCGGGTCGTGGTCGCCGGCGCGTACGAGGAACCGGCCCACCACCCCGAGGAACCCCACCCGCACCTCGGAGTCCGCCGATGA
- the rpmB gene encoding 50S ribosomal protein L28 encodes MSAHCQLTGSKPAFGNRVSNSHRRTSRRFDPNIQRKRYWLPSEGRYVRLVLSAKGIKTVDAIGVEAAVARVRARGNRV; translated from the coding sequence ATGTCCGCACACTGTCAACTCACCGGAAGCAAGCCCGCTTTCGGCAACAGGGTGTCCAACTCGCACCGGCGCACCTCGCGCCGCTTCGACCCGAACATCCAGCGCAAGAGGTACTGGCTCCCCAGCGAGGGCCGGTACGTCCGGCTGGTGCTGAGCGCCAAGGGGATCAAGACGGTCGACGCCATCGGCGTCGAAGCCGCCGTCGCCCGCGTCCGCGCCCGGGGGAACCGCGTCTGA
- a CDS encoding DeoR/GlpR family DNA-binding transcription regulator, which produces MATEFFLAPQRRHAVLTRLRHRGTVNVQELSDLLRISPSTVRRDLRELEEEGMLRRVHGGATVLDGAFEPDQPQRAATQWEEKGRIAEAALPLIRDHSTVLISGGTTTETLAARLGDRRGLTVVTNALPIAQVLSATAAVDVIVLGGVLRHREQSLLGHLAERALAELQIDQIFTSSFGLDAETGLTGAHVDEAQTDRALLAAARDIVVLADESKLGRRGPVRLARLEQVSTLVTDAGAAHPVCAALTRRGSKVVAA; this is translated from the coding sequence GTGGCTACTGAGTTCTTCCTCGCGCCCCAGCGCCGTCACGCGGTCCTGACCCGGCTGCGGCACCGCGGCACGGTCAACGTCCAGGAGCTGTCCGACCTGCTGCGCATCTCCCCCTCCACGGTCCGGCGTGACCTGCGGGAGCTGGAGGAGGAGGGGATGCTGCGCCGTGTCCACGGCGGGGCGACCGTCCTCGACGGGGCCTTCGAACCCGACCAGCCGCAGCGGGCCGCGACGCAGTGGGAGGAGAAGGGCCGCATCGCCGAGGCCGCCCTGCCCCTCATCCGCGACCACAGCACGGTGCTCATCAGCGGCGGCACCACGACGGAGACCCTGGCCGCGCGGCTCGGCGACCGGCGCGGGCTCACCGTCGTCACCAACGCCCTGCCGATCGCGCAGGTCCTCTCCGCGACGGCCGCCGTGGACGTCATCGTGCTCGGCGGGGTGCTGCGCCACCGGGAGCAGTCCCTGCTCGGGCACCTCGCCGAACGCGCGCTCGCCGAGCTGCAGATCGACCAGATCTTCACCAGCTCCTTCGGCCTCGACGCCGAGACCGGGCTCACCGGCGCCCACGTGGACGAGGCCCAGACGGACCGTGCGCTGCTCGCCGCCGCGCGCGACATCGTCGTCCTCGCCGACGAGTCGAAGCTCGGCAGACGGGGCCCGGTCCGCCTCGCCCGCCTGGAGCAGGTGTCCACCCTCGTGACCGACGCGGGCGCCGCCCACCCGGTCTGCGCGGCGCTCACGCGCCGGGGGAGCAAGGTCGTCGCGGCCTGA
- a CDS encoding metal ABC transporter solute-binding protein, Zn/Mn family, translating to MRTARSLAVLISGASLLAVAACGNSSDSGTSSDSKGDAKPAASGGSAAPVTVAASTNVYGDIVKSVGGDKVEVTSFISDPDQDPHSYEADTRNQLVLSKAELVVENGGGYDDFMDRMLKSAGNSSAEVLNAVQISGRTAPPGGELNEHVWYDLPSVAKLADRIAAALGKAVPAEADTFTSNAGKFKADLKPLEDKEAALKKAHGGEAIGITEPVPLYMTEAAGLVNKTPEDFSEAIEEGDDVSPKVLQETLALYKDKKVKALVYNSQTSGPQTEKVADAAKSAGVPEVPVTETLPRGKDYLAWMGATLDSLADALGK from the coding sequence GTGCGTACCGCCCGCTCCCTCGCCGTCCTCATATCCGGCGCCTCCCTTCTCGCCGTGGCCGCCTGCGGCAACTCGTCGGACTCCGGCACGTCCTCCGACAGCAAGGGCGACGCCAAGCCCGCCGCCTCGGGCGGCTCCGCCGCCCCCGTGACCGTCGCCGCCTCCACCAACGTCTACGGCGACATCGTCAAGAGCGTCGGCGGCGACAAGGTCGAGGTCACCTCGTTCATCTCCGACCCGGACCAGGACCCGCACTCCTACGAGGCCGACACCCGCAACCAGCTCGTGCTCTCCAAGGCCGAGCTCGTCGTCGAGAACGGCGGCGGCTACGACGACTTCATGGACCGCATGCTCAAGAGCGCGGGCAACTCCTCGGCCGAGGTGCTCAACGCCGTGCAGATCTCCGGCCGGACCGCGCCTCCCGGTGGCGAACTCAACGAGCACGTCTGGTACGACCTGCCGAGCGTCGCCAAGCTCGCCGACCGGATCGCCGCCGCACTCGGCAAGGCCGTCCCCGCCGAGGCGGACACCTTCACGAGCAACGCCGGGAAGTTCAAGGCGGACCTCAAGCCCCTGGAGGACAAGGAGGCGGCCCTCAAGAAGGCGCACGGCGGCGAGGCGATCGGCATCACCGAGCCCGTGCCCCTCTACATGACCGAGGCCGCCGGGCTCGTCAACAAGACGCCCGAGGACTTCAGCGAGGCCATCGAGGAGGGCGACGACGTCTCCCCGAAGGTGCTCCAGGAGACCCTCGCGCTCTACAAGGACAAGAAGGTCAAGGCGCTCGTCTACAACTCCCAGACCTCCGGGCCGCAGACCGAGAAGGTCGCGGACGCGGCGAAGAGCGCCGGGGTGCCCGAGGTGCCCGTCACCGAGACCCTGCCGCGGGGCAAGGACTACCTCGCGTGGATGGGTGCGACCCTCGACTCCCTCGCCGACGCGCTCGGCAAGTGA
- a CDS encoding class II fructose-bisphosphate aldolase — translation MPLVPTAALVSHAVRESSAVLAFNVITLEHAEAVARACARTGSPALLAVSQNAVRYHHDDPAPLLAACAAVAEGCAAPLALHLDHVEDEELALRASALGCGSVMFDASRLPHAENVARTAALTARLHADDVWVEAELGEIGGKDGVHSATARTDPAEAAEYVRATGVDALAVAVGSSHAMTSRTATLDHELISRLRKAVNVPLVLHGSSGVPDDALVAAVTAGMRKINFGTHLNTAFTGAVRAELGAREGVDPRRYLGAGREAVTDAVAALLHLLAPVPAAR, via the coding sequence ATGCCTCTCGTCCCCACCGCCGCCCTCGTGTCGCACGCCGTGCGCGAGTCGTCCGCCGTCCTCGCCTTCAACGTCATCACCCTCGAACACGCCGAGGCGGTGGCACGGGCCTGCGCGCGCACCGGCTCCCCCGCGCTGCTCGCCGTCAGCCAGAACGCGGTGCGCTACCACCACGACGACCCCGCCCCCCTCCTCGCCGCCTGCGCCGCCGTCGCCGAAGGGTGCGCGGCGCCGCTCGCACTCCACCTGGACCACGTCGAGGACGAGGAACTCGCCCTGCGCGCATCCGCGTTGGGCTGCGGATCCGTCATGTTCGACGCCTCCCGCCTCCCGCACGCCGAGAACGTCGCCCGCACGGCGGCCCTCACCGCGCGCCTGCACGCGGACGACGTCTGGGTGGAGGCGGAACTCGGTGAGATAGGCGGCAAGGACGGCGTGCACTCGGCGACCGCGCGTACCGATCCCGCCGAGGCCGCGGAGTACGTGCGCGCGACCGGCGTCGACGCCCTCGCGGTCGCCGTCGGCAGCTCGCACGCCATGACGAGCCGCACCGCCACGCTCGACCACGAGCTGATCTCCCGGCTGCGGAAGGCCGTCAACGTCCCCCTCGTCCTGCACGGCTCCTCGGGCGTGCCCGACGACGCGCTCGTCGCGGCCGTGACCGCCGGGATGCGGAAGATCAACTTCGGGACGCATCTGAACACGGCCTTCACCGGGGCCGTGCGCGCCGAACTCGGCGCGCGCGAGGGTGTGGACCCGCGCCGTTATCTCGGGGCGGGCCGCGAGGCGGTCACCGACGCGGTCGCCGCGCTCCTGCACCTGCTCGCCCCGGTCCCGGCCGCCCGGTGA
- the rpsN gene encoding 30S ribosomal protein S14, whose amino-acid sequence MAKKSKIAKNDERRATVARYAARRAELKEILRRPDSGEDERSAALRELRRQPRDASATRVRNRDSVDGRPRGHLRKFGLSRVRVREQAHAGFLPGVTKSSW is encoded by the coding sequence ATGGCCAAGAAGAGCAAGATCGCCAAGAACGACGAGCGCCGCGCGACCGTCGCGCGCTACGCCGCCCGCCGGGCCGAACTGAAGGAGATCCTGCGCCGTCCGGACTCCGGCGAGGACGAGAGGAGCGCCGCCCTGCGCGAGCTGCGCCGCCAGCCGCGCGACGCCAGCGCGACGCGCGTCCGCAACCGCGACAGCGTGGACGGCCGGCCCAGGGGCCACCTGCGCAAGTTCGGCCTCTCCCGCGTCCGCGTCCGCGAACAGGCGCACGCGGGCTTCCTGCCGGGAGTGACCAAGTCCTCCTGGTGA
- a CDS encoding polysaccharide deacetylase family protein, with product MSLPDASSVPPQDPEAALEASLSLVAARRGVPMLVSLREAGRRHQSVTVAPAPEEDGTDALLAAEFEEFHARLAPAAGGGEAGVIAALQALAYRHLGPGRPAGSGGTGAARTTPTGEGRVSAAETAADLRAGRYLRVVNYHNTPASWKDELVEELRGYARDFATVGVADLEHFATTGRWPGERPGLLPVFYEGYRDNYEVAAAACEEAGVTGWFFVCTRFVDTPVAEQYTFAPAHRIKLVDENRPGERLAMTWEEIADLHRRGHVVTPHTASHALARTTLTAEDVAREVSEPKRLMDAVTGGSAPATAWLEGTGWSGESAADRAVAASGYRFVFGNTMVQRLPG from the coding sequence ATGTCCCTGCCTGACGCCTCGTCCGTCCCGCCCCAAGATCCCGAAGCCGCCCTCGAAGCCAGCCTCTCGCTGGTGGCCGCGCGGCGGGGTGTGCCCATGCTCGTATCGCTGCGCGAGGCGGGGCGGCGGCACCAGTCCGTGACGGTGGCGCCCGCGCCGGAGGAGGACGGGACCGACGCACTCCTCGCCGCCGAGTTCGAGGAGTTCCACGCGCGGCTCGCCCCGGCGGCCGGAGGCGGCGAGGCGGGGGTGATCGCCGCCCTGCAGGCGCTCGCCTACCGGCACCTCGGGCCGGGACGGCCCGCCGGGAGCGGCGGGACGGGCGCGGCGAGGACGACGCCGACCGGGGAAGGGCGGGTGAGCGCGGCGGAGACGGCCGCCGATCTGCGCGCCGGGCGCTACCTCCGGGTCGTGAACTACCACAACACCCCGGCCAGTTGGAAGGACGAGCTGGTCGAGGAACTGCGCGGGTACGCGCGGGACTTCGCGACCGTCGGCGTCGCCGACCTGGAGCACTTCGCGACGACGGGCCGATGGCCCGGGGAAAGGCCGGGGCTGCTGCCGGTCTTCTACGAGGGATACCGCGACAACTACGAGGTCGCCGCTGCCGCCTGCGAGGAGGCCGGTGTCACCGGCTGGTTCTTCGTCTGCACGCGGTTCGTCGACACCCCCGTGGCCGAGCAGTACACCTTCGCCCCGGCCCACCGGATCAAGCTCGTGGACGAGAACCGCCCGGGTGAGCGCCTCGCCATGACCTGGGAGGAGATAGCGGACCTCCACCGGCGCGGACACGTGGTCACCCCGCACACGGCCTCGCACGCCCTCGCCCGTACGACCCTCACCGCCGAGGACGTCGCGCGCGAGGTGAGCGAGCCGAAGCGGCTGATGGACGCCGTCACCGGGGGCAGCGCACCCGCCACGGCCTGGCTGGAGGGCACCGGCTGGTCGGGCGAGTCCGCCGCCGACCGGGCGGTCGCCGCGTCCGGGTACCGGTTCGTGTTCGGCAACACCATGGTGCAGCGGCTGCCGGGGTGA
- a CDS encoding polysaccharide deacetylase family protein, whose amino-acid sequence MTDAPSRLPSFAAQEQALRSGQYLRVVNYHNTPHADTEKIRGELQELARHFAPVGLDDLDRFRATGRWHKDRPGVIPVFYEGYRNNAEVAGPLAEEAGLTAWFFVCTAFLDVPVAEQYDYANAHDIDLVEEDRKGDRLAMTWDDVAALSRRHVVTPHTASHAEAASLRTDEDLEREIFAPKRRMDEVTGQSAPATAFLWGTPFGAHPRVDEALREAGYRYQFGNTMIQYLD is encoded by the coding sequence ATGACCGACGCACCCTCCCGCCTGCCCTCCTTCGCCGCGCAGGAGCAGGCCCTGCGCTCCGGCCAGTACCTGCGCGTGGTCAACTACCACAACACCCCGCACGCGGACACGGAGAAGATCCGCGGCGAGCTGCAGGAACTCGCCCGCCACTTCGCCCCGGTCGGCCTGGACGACCTCGACCGCTTCCGCGCCACGGGCCGCTGGCACAAGGACCGTCCCGGCGTCATCCCCGTCTTCTACGAGGGCTACCGCAACAACGCGGAGGTGGCCGGGCCGCTCGCCGAGGAAGCCGGGCTCACCGCCTGGTTCTTCGTCTGCACGGCCTTCCTGGACGTGCCGGTGGCCGAGCAGTACGACTACGCCAACGCCCACGACATCGATCTGGTGGAGGAGGACCGGAAGGGCGACCGGCTCGCCATGACGTGGGACGACGTCGCCGCGCTCAGCCGCCGGCACGTGGTGACGCCGCACACGGCCTCGCACGCGGAGGCCGCTTCGCTGCGCACCGACGAGGACCTCGAACGGGAGATCTTCGCGCCGAAGCGCCGCATGGACGAGGTGACCGGCCAGAGCGCCCCCGCCACCGCCTTCCTCTGGGGCACCCCCTTCGGGGCGCACCCCCGCGTGGACGAGGCACTGCGCGAGGCGGGCTACCGCTACCAGTTCGGGAACACGATGATCCAGTACCTGGACTGA
- a CDS encoding D-2-hydroxyacid dehydrogenase, with protein MSTPSPVHYLSTLAFPDRWLDALRARHPRLEVTQIRAGSPEEIPEEIWRRTEILHTGSVFPRAAADVPALRWIQLDTSGADHLKGTSVWDLPVPLTSIGGISPVPMAEYVMMMILGLAHRLPRAVQVQNVGVWPSLGERWNTLMPRRLRGATVGIVGYGRIGKEIGRLAGQFGMTVLGLKRGRGTRAGEFFGSAAGQEADAELYTPDELHAFLARCDYLVLTCPLTEETRGMIDAEAVARLKEGAMVVNVSRGGILDEEALREGLRSGRVAGAALDVFDAEPLPAGHPWWDEPGVLLTPHVAGFAPDYEEQTLELVSDNVGRHLAGRELLNLVDRARGY; from the coding sequence GTGAGCACTCCCTCCCCCGTCCACTACCTCAGCACCCTCGCCTTCCCGGACCGCTGGCTCGACGCGCTGCGCGCCCGTCACCCCCGCCTGGAGGTGACCCAGATCCGGGCCGGCTCGCCCGAGGAGATACCCGAGGAGATCTGGCGGCGCACCGAGATCCTGCACACCGGCTCCGTCTTCCCGCGCGCCGCGGCCGACGTCCCGGCGCTGCGGTGGATTCAGCTCGACACCTCCGGCGCCGACCACCTCAAGGGCACCAGCGTCTGGGACCTCCCCGTACCGCTGACCTCCATCGGCGGCATCTCGCCGGTGCCGATGGCCGAGTACGTGATGATGATGATCCTCGGGCTCGCGCACCGGCTGCCGCGCGCCGTGCAGGTGCAGAACGTGGGCGTGTGGCCCTCGCTCGGAGAGCGCTGGAACACGCTCATGCCACGCCGGCTGCGCGGCGCCACGGTCGGGATCGTCGGCTACGGCCGTATCGGCAAGGAGATCGGCCGTCTCGCCGGGCAGTTCGGCATGACCGTGCTCGGCCTCAAGCGGGGACGCGGCACGCGCGCCGGGGAGTTCTTCGGCTCCGCCGCCGGGCAGGAGGCCGACGCCGAGCTGTACACGCCGGACGAACTGCACGCCTTCCTCGCCCGCTGCGACTACCTCGTCCTCACCTGCCCGCTCACCGAGGAGACGCGCGGGATGATCGACGCCGAGGCCGTCGCCCGGCTCAAGGAGGGGGCGATGGTCGTGAACGTCTCGCGCGGCGGCATCCTCGACGAGGAGGCGCTGCGCGAGGGGCTGCGCTCGGGCCGGGTCGCCGGGGCGGCTCTCGACGTCTTCGACGCCGAGCCGCTGCCCGCGGGGCACCCGTGGTGGGACGAGCCCGGGGTGCTGCTGACCCCTCATGTGGCGGGCTTCGCGCCGGACTACGAGGAACAGACCCTGGAACTCGTCAGCGACAACGTCGGGCGCCACCTCGCCGGGCGGGAGCTGCTCAACCTGGTGGACCGGGCCCGTGGCTACTGA